One genomic region from Zalophus californianus isolate mZalCal1 chromosome 12, mZalCal1.pri.v2, whole genome shotgun sequence encodes:
- the STEAP2 gene encoding metalloreductase STEAP2 isoform X3, producing MESISMMGSPKNLSETFLPNGINGIKDARKVTVGVIGSGDFAKSLTIRLIRCGYHVVIGSRNPKFASEFFPHVVDVTHHEDALTKTNIIFVAIHREHYTSLWDLRHLLVGKILIDVSNNMRINQYPESNAEYLASLFPDSLIVKGFNVVSAWALQLGPKDASRQVYICSNNIQARQQVIELARQLNFIPVDLGSLSSAREIENLPLRLFTLWRGPVVVAISLATFFFLYSFVRDVIHPYARNQQSDFYKIPIEIVNKTLPIVAITLLSLVYLAGLLGAAYQLYYGTKYRKFPPWLETWLQCRKQLGLLSFFFASVHVAYSLCLPMRRSERYLFLNMAYQQVHANIENSWNEEEVWRIEMYISFGIMSLGLLSLLAVTSIPSVSNALNWREFSFIQSTLGYVALLISTFHVLIYGWKRAFEEEYYRFYTPPNFVLALVLPSIVILGKIILLLPCVSRKLKRIKKGWEKSQFLEEGIGGAVPHLSPERVTVM from the exons ATGGAATCGATCTCTATGATGGGAAGCCCTAAGAACCTTAGCGAAACTTTTTTGCCAAATGGCATAAATGGTATCAAAGATGCAAGGAAGGTCACTGTGGGTGTAATTGGAAGTGGGGATTTTGCCAAATCGCTGACGATTCGACTTATAAGGTGTGGCTATCATGTGGTTATAGGAAGTAGAAATCCCAAGTTTGCTTCCGAATTTTTCCCTCATGTGGTTGATGTCACTCATCATGAAGATGCTctcacaaaaacaaatataatatttgtTGCTATACATAGAGAACATTACACCTCCCTTTGGGACCTGAGACATCTGCTTGTGGGTAAAATCCTGATTGATGTGAGCAATAACATGAGGATAAACCAATACCCAGAATCCAATGCTGAATATTTGGCTTCATTATTCCCGGATTCCCTGATTGTCAAAGGCTTTAATGTTGTCTCGGCTTGGGCACTTCAGTTAGGACCTAAGGACGCCAGCCGGCAg GTCTATATATGCAGCAACAATATTCAAGCTCGACAACAGGTTATTGAACTTGCCCGCCAGCTGAATTTCATTCCTGTTGACTTGGGATCATTATCATCAGCCAGGGAGATTGAAAATTTACCCCTGCGACTCTTTACTCTCTGGAGAGGGCCAGTGGTGGTCGCCATAAGCCTAGCcacgtttttctttctttattccttcgTCAGAGATGTGATACATCCATATGCTAGAAACCAGCAGAGTGATTTTTACAAGATTCCTATTGAGATTGTGAATAAAACCTTGCCCATAGTTGCAATTACTTTGCTGTCCCTGGTATACCTAGCAGGTCTCCTGGGAGCTGCTTATCAGCTTTATTATGGCACCAAGTATAGGAAATTTCCGCCTTGGTTGGAGACCTGGTTACAGTGCAGAAAGCAGCTTGGATTACTAAGTTTTTTCTTCGCTTCGGTCCATGTTGCCTACAGCCTCTGCTTACCAATGAGAAGGTCAGAGAGATACTTGTTTCTCAACATGGCTTATCAGCAG GTTCATGCAAATATTGAAAACTCTTGGAACGAGGAAGAAGTTTGGAGAATTGAAATGTATATCTCCTTTGGCATAATGAGCCTTGGCTTACTGTCCCTCCTGGCAGTCACCTCTATCCCGTCAGTGAGCAATGCTTTAAACTGGAGGGAATTCAGTTTTATTCAG TCTACACTTGGATATGTCGCTCTGCTCATAAGTACTTTCCATGTTTTAATTTATGGATGGAAACGAGCTTTTGAAGAAGAGTACTACCGGTTTTACACCCCACCAAACTTCGTTCTTGCTCTTGTTTTGCCCTCAATTGTAATTCTGGGTAAGATCATTTTACTCCTTCCATGTGTAAGCCGAAAgctaaagagaattaaaaaaggTTGGGAAAAAAGCCAATTTCTAGAAGAAGGTATTGGAGGAGCAGTCCCTCATCTCTCACCGGAGAGGGTTACAGTAATGTGA
- the STEAP2 gene encoding metalloreductase STEAP2 isoform X4: MAPSTPLGLPRAPQKVLRLGPGERRPGETPSQDFSGDLERARIMESISMMGSPKNLSETFLPNGINGIKDARKVTVGVIGSGDFAKSLTIRLIREHYTSLWDLRHLLVGKILIDVSNNMRINQYPESNAEYLASLFPDSLIVKGFNVVSAWALQLGPKDASRQVYICSNNIQARQQVIELARQLNFIPVDLGSLSSAREIENLPLRLFTLWRGPVVVAISLATFFFLYSFVRDVIHPYARNQQSDFYKIPIEIVNKTLPIVAITLLSLVYLAGLLGAAYQLYYGTKYRKFPPWLETWLQCRKQLGLLSFFFASVHVAYSLCLPMRRSERYLFLNMAYQQVHANIENSWNEEEVWRIEMYISFGIMSLGLLSLLAVTSIPSVSNALNWREFSFIQSTLGYVALLISTFHVLIYGWKRAFEEEYYRFYTPPNFVLALVLPSIVILGKIILLLPCVSRKLKRIKKGWEKSQFLEEGIGGAVPHLSPERVTVM; the protein is encoded by the exons GATTTCTCTGGTGATCTTGAAAGAGCCCGTATCATGGAATCGATCTCTATGATGGGAAGCCCTAAGAACCTTAGCGAAACTTTTTTGCCAAATGGCATAAATGGTATCAAAGATGCAAGGAAGGTCACTGTGGGTGTAATTGGAAGTGGGGATTTTGCCAAATCGCTGACGATTCGACTTATAAG AGAACATTACACCTCCCTTTGGGACCTGAGACATCTGCTTGTGGGTAAAATCCTGATTGATGTGAGCAATAACATGAGGATAAACCAATACCCAGAATCCAATGCTGAATATTTGGCTTCATTATTCCCGGATTCCCTGATTGTCAAAGGCTTTAATGTTGTCTCGGCTTGGGCACTTCAGTTAGGACCTAAGGACGCCAGCCGGCAg GTCTATATATGCAGCAACAATATTCAAGCTCGACAACAGGTTATTGAACTTGCCCGCCAGCTGAATTTCATTCCTGTTGACTTGGGATCATTATCATCAGCCAGGGAGATTGAAAATTTACCCCTGCGACTCTTTACTCTCTGGAGAGGGCCAGTGGTGGTCGCCATAAGCCTAGCcacgtttttctttctttattccttcgTCAGAGATGTGATACATCCATATGCTAGAAACCAGCAGAGTGATTTTTACAAGATTCCTATTGAGATTGTGAATAAAACCTTGCCCATAGTTGCAATTACTTTGCTGTCCCTGGTATACCTAGCAGGTCTCCTGGGAGCTGCTTATCAGCTTTATTATGGCACCAAGTATAGGAAATTTCCGCCTTGGTTGGAGACCTGGTTACAGTGCAGAAAGCAGCTTGGATTACTAAGTTTTTTCTTCGCTTCGGTCCATGTTGCCTACAGCCTCTGCTTACCAATGAGAAGGTCAGAGAGATACTTGTTTCTCAACATGGCTTATCAGCAG GTTCATGCAAATATTGAAAACTCTTGGAACGAGGAAGAAGTTTGGAGAATTGAAATGTATATCTCCTTTGGCATAATGAGCCTTGGCTTACTGTCCCTCCTGGCAGTCACCTCTATCCCGTCAGTGAGCAATGCTTTAAACTGGAGGGAATTCAGTTTTATTCAG TCTACACTTGGATATGTCGCTCTGCTCATAAGTACTTTCCATGTTTTAATTTATGGATGGAAACGAGCTTTTGAAGAAGAGTACTACCGGTTTTACACCCCACCAAACTTCGTTCTTGCTCTTGTTTTGCCCTCAATTGTAATTCTGGGTAAGATCATTTTACTCCTTCCATGTGTAAGCCGAAAgctaaagagaattaaaaaaggTTGGGAAAAAAGCCAATTTCTAGAAGAAGGTATTGGAGGAGCAGTCCCTCATCTCTCACCGGAGAGGGTTACAGTAATGTGA
- the STEAP2 gene encoding metalloreductase STEAP2 isoform X1 has protein sequence MAPSTPLGLPRAPQKVLRLGPGERRPGETPSQDFSGDLERARIMESISMMGSPKNLSETFLPNGINGIKDARKVTVGVIGSGDFAKSLTIRLIRCGYHVVIGSRNPKFASEFFPHVVDVTHHEDALTKTNIIFVAIHREHYTSLWDLRHLLVGKILIDVSNNMRINQYPESNAEYLASLFPDSLIVKGFNVVSAWALQLGPKDASRQVYICSNNIQARQQVIELARQLNFIPVDLGSLSSAREIENLPLRLFTLWRGPVVVAISLATFFFLYSFVRDVIHPYARNQQSDFYKIPIEIVNKTLPIVAITLLSLVYLAGLLGAAYQLYYGTKYRKFPPWLETWLQCRKQLGLLSFFFASVHVAYSLCLPMRRSERYLFLNMAYQQVHANIENSWNEEEVWRIEMYISFGIMSLGLLSLLAVTSIPSVSNALNWREFSFIQSTLGYVALLISTFHVLIYGWKRAFEEEYYRFYTPPNFVLALVLPSIVILGKIILLLPCVSRKLKRIKKGWEKSQFLEEGIGGAVPHLSPERVTVM, from the exons GATTTCTCTGGTGATCTTGAAAGAGCCCGTATCATGGAATCGATCTCTATGATGGGAAGCCCTAAGAACCTTAGCGAAACTTTTTTGCCAAATGGCATAAATGGTATCAAAGATGCAAGGAAGGTCACTGTGGGTGTAATTGGAAGTGGGGATTTTGCCAAATCGCTGACGATTCGACTTATAAGGTGTGGCTATCATGTGGTTATAGGAAGTAGAAATCCCAAGTTTGCTTCCGAATTTTTCCCTCATGTGGTTGATGTCACTCATCATGAAGATGCTctcacaaaaacaaatataatatttgtTGCTATACATAGAGAACATTACACCTCCCTTTGGGACCTGAGACATCTGCTTGTGGGTAAAATCCTGATTGATGTGAGCAATAACATGAGGATAAACCAATACCCAGAATCCAATGCTGAATATTTGGCTTCATTATTCCCGGATTCCCTGATTGTCAAAGGCTTTAATGTTGTCTCGGCTTGGGCACTTCAGTTAGGACCTAAGGACGCCAGCCGGCAg GTCTATATATGCAGCAACAATATTCAAGCTCGACAACAGGTTATTGAACTTGCCCGCCAGCTGAATTTCATTCCTGTTGACTTGGGATCATTATCATCAGCCAGGGAGATTGAAAATTTACCCCTGCGACTCTTTACTCTCTGGAGAGGGCCAGTGGTGGTCGCCATAAGCCTAGCcacgtttttctttctttattccttcgTCAGAGATGTGATACATCCATATGCTAGAAACCAGCAGAGTGATTTTTACAAGATTCCTATTGAGATTGTGAATAAAACCTTGCCCATAGTTGCAATTACTTTGCTGTCCCTGGTATACCTAGCAGGTCTCCTGGGAGCTGCTTATCAGCTTTATTATGGCACCAAGTATAGGAAATTTCCGCCTTGGTTGGAGACCTGGTTACAGTGCAGAAAGCAGCTTGGATTACTAAGTTTTTTCTTCGCTTCGGTCCATGTTGCCTACAGCCTCTGCTTACCAATGAGAAGGTCAGAGAGATACTTGTTTCTCAACATGGCTTATCAGCAG GTTCATGCAAATATTGAAAACTCTTGGAACGAGGAAGAAGTTTGGAGAATTGAAATGTATATCTCCTTTGGCATAATGAGCCTTGGCTTACTGTCCCTCCTGGCAGTCACCTCTATCCCGTCAGTGAGCAATGCTTTAAACTGGAGGGAATTCAGTTTTATTCAG TCTACACTTGGATATGTCGCTCTGCTCATAAGTACTTTCCATGTTTTAATTTATGGATGGAAACGAGCTTTTGAAGAAGAGTACTACCGGTTTTACACCCCACCAAACTTCGTTCTTGCTCTTGTTTTGCCCTCAATTGTAATTCTGGGTAAGATCATTTTACTCCTTCCATGTGTAAGCCGAAAgctaaagagaattaaaaaaggTTGGGAAAAAAGCCAATTTCTAGAAGAAGGTATTGGAGGAGCAGTCCCTCATCTCTCACCGGAGAGGGTTACAGTAATGTGA
- the STEAP2 gene encoding metalloreductase STEAP2 isoform X2: MAPSTPLGLPRAPQKVLRLGPGERRPGETPSQDFSGDLERARIMESISMMGSPKNLSETFLPNGINGIKDARKVTVGVIGSGDFAKSLTIRLIRCGYHVVIGSRNPKFASEFFPHVVDVTHHEDALTKTNIIFVAIHREHYTSLWDLRHLLVGKILIDVSNNMRINQYPESNAEYLASLFPDSLIVKGFNVVSAWALQLGPKDASRQVYICSNNIQARQQVIELARQLNFIPVDLGSLSSAREIENLPLRLFTLWRGPVVVAISLATFFFLYSFVRDVIHPYARNQQSDFYKIPIEIVNKTLPIVAITLLSLVYLAGLLGAAYQLYYGTKYRKFPPWLETWLQCRKQLGLLSFFFASVHVAYSLCLPMRRSERYLFLNMAYQQVHANIENSWNEEEVWRIEMYISFGIMSLGLLSLLAVTSIPSVSNALNWREFSFIQSTLGYVALLISTFHVLIYGWKRAFEEEYYRFYTPPNFVLALVLPSIVILDILYLLGKIPSSL, translated from the exons GATTTCTCTGGTGATCTTGAAAGAGCCCGTATCATGGAATCGATCTCTATGATGGGAAGCCCTAAGAACCTTAGCGAAACTTTTTTGCCAAATGGCATAAATGGTATCAAAGATGCAAGGAAGGTCACTGTGGGTGTAATTGGAAGTGGGGATTTTGCCAAATCGCTGACGATTCGACTTATAAGGTGTGGCTATCATGTGGTTATAGGAAGTAGAAATCCCAAGTTTGCTTCCGAATTTTTCCCTCATGTGGTTGATGTCACTCATCATGAAGATGCTctcacaaaaacaaatataatatttgtTGCTATACATAGAGAACATTACACCTCCCTTTGGGACCTGAGACATCTGCTTGTGGGTAAAATCCTGATTGATGTGAGCAATAACATGAGGATAAACCAATACCCAGAATCCAATGCTGAATATTTGGCTTCATTATTCCCGGATTCCCTGATTGTCAAAGGCTTTAATGTTGTCTCGGCTTGGGCACTTCAGTTAGGACCTAAGGACGCCAGCCGGCAg GTCTATATATGCAGCAACAATATTCAAGCTCGACAACAGGTTATTGAACTTGCCCGCCAGCTGAATTTCATTCCTGTTGACTTGGGATCATTATCATCAGCCAGGGAGATTGAAAATTTACCCCTGCGACTCTTTACTCTCTGGAGAGGGCCAGTGGTGGTCGCCATAAGCCTAGCcacgtttttctttctttattccttcgTCAGAGATGTGATACATCCATATGCTAGAAACCAGCAGAGTGATTTTTACAAGATTCCTATTGAGATTGTGAATAAAACCTTGCCCATAGTTGCAATTACTTTGCTGTCCCTGGTATACCTAGCAGGTCTCCTGGGAGCTGCTTATCAGCTTTATTATGGCACCAAGTATAGGAAATTTCCGCCTTGGTTGGAGACCTGGTTACAGTGCAGAAAGCAGCTTGGATTACTAAGTTTTTTCTTCGCTTCGGTCCATGTTGCCTACAGCCTCTGCTTACCAATGAGAAGGTCAGAGAGATACTTGTTTCTCAACATGGCTTATCAGCAG GTTCATGCAAATATTGAAAACTCTTGGAACGAGGAAGAAGTTTGGAGAATTGAAATGTATATCTCCTTTGGCATAATGAGCCTTGGCTTACTGTCCCTCCTGGCAGTCACCTCTATCCCGTCAGTGAGCAATGCTTTAAACTGGAGGGAATTCAGTTTTATTCAG TCTACACTTGGATATGTCGCTCTGCTCATAAGTACTTTCCATGTTTTAATTTATGGATGGAAACGAGCTTTTGAAGAAGAGTACTACCGGTTTTACACCCCACCAAACTTCGTTCTTGCTCTTGTTTTGCCCTCAATTGTAATTCTGG ATATTTTGTACCTGCTTGGAAAAATACCATCTTCTTTATGA